One stretch of Thalassovita sp. DNA includes these proteins:
- a CDS encoding SspB family protein, which produces MSSSIDYGNLMHRAMRSLIQEVLQGVAENGLPGAHHFFITFDTTHPDAVLASWLKERYPSEMTVVMQHWYDNLLVEEDGFHVTLNFGDQPEPLYVPFDSICTFVDPSVEFGLRFETPEDGEEEDEDITEQDGTAALEEILEEKSAPQEAEVVSLDSFRK; this is translated from the coding sequence ATGTCAAGCAGCATTGACTACGGAAACCTGATGCACCGCGCCATGCGCAGCCTGATTCAGGAGGTTTTGCAAGGCGTTGCGGAAAACGGCCTGCCGGGCGCGCATCATTTTTTCATCACCTTCGACACCACCCACCCGGATGCGGTGCTGGCCAGTTGGTTGAAGGAGCGCTACCCCAGCGAAATGACCGTGGTGATGCAGCATTGGTATGACAATCTGCTGGTCGAAGAAGACGGGTTTCATGTCACGCTGAACTTTGGCGATCAGCCGGAACCGCTCTACGTGCCATTTGATTCAATCTGCACCTTTGTCGATCCCTCGGTCGAGTTTGGCCTGCGGTTTGAAACCCCAGAGGACGGCGAAGAAGAAGACGAGGATATCACCGAACAAGACGGCACCGCCGCCTTGGAAGAGATCCTGGAAGAAAAATCCGCCCCGCAGGAGGCCGAGGTCGTCAGCCTCGACAGTTTCCGCAAGTAG
- a CDS encoding methyltransferase type 12: MARDFTLFIGEMIRRPNEVGAVAPSSAKTAQWMCEGLAQVEGPIVEIGPGTGSFTRAILDHGIAPERLTLLEMGPRFCDTLREKFPGVQVLNRPGQDIDKIGLNNIGAVISGVPMLARPDLQRGVLEPAFRVLAPGASFTQFTYSIRTPFGDDLLSDLGLQSRKLATVWANLPPATIYRITRR; the protein is encoded by the coding sequence ATGGCACGGGACTTCACGCTGTTTATTGGCGAAATGATCCGCCGCCCCAATGAGGTGGGCGCGGTGGCTCCGTCTTCGGCAAAAACGGCGCAGTGGATGTGTGAAGGGCTGGCACAGGTCGAGGGTCCGATTGTGGAAATCGGTCCCGGCACCGGCAGTTTCACCCGCGCCATATTGGATCATGGCATCGCGCCTGAACGGCTGACCTTATTGGAAATGGGCCCGCGGTTCTGCGACACGCTGCGGGAAAAATTCCCCGGCGTGCAGGTGTTGAACCGACCCGGACAAGACATTGACAAAATTGGATTAAACAACATCGGCGCGGTGATTTCAGGGGTGCCGATGCTAGCCCGCCCGGACCTGCAGCGCGGCGTTTTGGAACCTGCCTTTCGCGTGCTTGCGCCGGGGGCCAGTTTCACCCAGTTCACCTATTCCATCCGCACCCCGTTTGGCGATGACCTCCTGTCGGACCTGGGGCTGCAATCGCGCAAACTGGCGACGGTCTGGGCCAACCTGCCCCCGGCCACCATCTATCGGATTACGCGCCGCTGA
- a CDS encoding DUF6500 family protein, with the protein MEAAEWWIRTHQLNHFEKAVKVRALIASGA; encoded by the coding sequence ATGGAGGCGGCGGAGTGGTGGATCAGAACCCACCAGCTTAACCACTTTGAAAAAGCGGTGAAGGTGCGGGCTCTGATCGCATCTGGGGCCTGA
- the fumC gene encoding class II fumarate hydratase, with product MANTRTETDSFGPLEVPSDKYWGAQTQRSIMNFPIGWEKQPVAIVRALGVIKQACAMANKESGKLDAKIGDAIIQAAGEVFQGKFDDNFPLVVWQTGSGTQSNMNSNEVIANRAIEILGGVIGSKDPVHPNDHCNMGQSSNDTFPTAMHIAAAMMVRDTLLPGLNKLAEGLEQKSEEFKDIIKIGRTHTQDATPLTLGQEFGGYAHQIRQGIARVEAALPGIYELAQGGTAVGTGLNTQKGWGEKVAANMAEITGLPFVTAPNKFEALAAHDAMVFMSGALATVAGAMYKIANDIRFLGSGPRSGLGELILPENEPGSSIMPGKVNPTQAEAMTQVAAHVMGNNAAMTFAGSQGHFELNVYNPMMSYNLLQSMQLLGDVADSFTERMLLGIKANEPRIEKLMKESLMLVTALAPTIGYDNATTVAKTAHKNGTTLKEEAIALGFVDAETFDAVVRPEQMIGPKD from the coding sequence ATGGCGAATACCCGCACCGAAACCGACAGCTTCGGCCCCCTCGAAGTTCCTTCTGACAAATACTGGGGCGCACAGACCCAGCGTTCGATCATGAACTTCCCCATCGGCTGGGAAAAACAGCCCGTCGCCATTGTGCGCGCGCTGGGGGTGATCAAACAGGCCTGCGCGATGGCCAACAAAGAGTCGGGCAAGCTGGACGCCAAGATCGGCGATGCGATCATTCAGGCCGCCGGTGAGGTTTTCCAGGGCAAGTTTGACGATAACTTCCCACTGGTTGTCTGGCAGACCGGTTCGGGCACCCAGTCGAACATGAACTCGAACGAGGTGATTGCAAACCGTGCGATCGAAATCCTCGGCGGTGTGATCGGCTCCAAAGATCCGGTGCACCCCAACGACCACTGCAACATGGGTCAGTCCTCCAACGACACCTTCCCGACCGCAATGCACATTGCCGCCGCCATGATGGTGCGCGACACGCTGCTGCCGGGTCTGAACAAACTGGCCGAAGGTCTGGAACAGAAGTCGGAAGAGTTCAAAGACATCATCAAGATCGGCCGCACCCATACACAGGACGCGACCCCGCTGACACTGGGCCAGGAATTTGGCGGCTATGCCCATCAGATCCGCCAGGGCATCGCCCGTGTGGAGGCCGCCCTGCCCGGCATCTATGAGCTGGCACAAGGGGGCACAGCGGTTGGCACCGGCCTCAACACCCAGAAAGGTTGGGGCGAAAAGGTTGCGGCGAACATGGCCGAAATCACCGGCCTGCCCTTTGTGACCGCGCCGAACAAATTCGAAGCGCTGGCCGCCCATGACGCAATGGTCTTCATGTCGGGCGCCTTGGCCACCGTCGCCGGCGCCATGTACAAGATCGCCAACGACATCCGCTTCCTGGGCTCGGGCCCGCGTTCGGGTCTGGGCGAGCTGATCCTGCCGGAGAACGAGCCAGGCTCCTCGATCATGCCGGGCAAGGTGAACCCAACCCAGGCCGAGGCAATGACCCAGGTGGCCGCCCATGTGATGGGCAACAATGCGGCGATGACCTTTGCGGGTTCGCAAGGCCACTTTGAGCTGAACGTCTACAACCCGATGATGTCCTACAACCTGCTGCAGTCCATGCAGCTGCTGGGTGACGTCGCCGACAGCTTCACCGAGAGGATGCTTCTGGGCATCAAGGCCAATGAGCCGCGCATCGAAAAGCTGATGAAAGAAAGCCTGATGCTGGTCACCGCCCTGGCCCCGACCATCGGTTATGACAATGCCACCACCGTGGCAAAAACCGCCCATAAGAACGGCACCACATTGAAAGAAGAAGCCATCGCGCTTGGCTTCGTGGATGCTGAAACTTTCGACGCCGTTGTGCGCCCGGAACAGATGATAGGTCCGAAAGACTAA
- a CDS encoding DUF4169 family protein, producing the protein MTVVNLNKFRKAKARAEKKAQADENAVKFGRTKAEKSLDRAQNAKAQKDLDGKKRDGHPPE; encoded by the coding sequence ATGACAGTGGTGAACCTCAACAAGTTTCGCAAAGCTAAAGCCCGCGCCGAGAAAAAGGCGCAGGCCGATGAAAACGCTGTGAAATTCGGCCGCACCAAGGCTGAGAAATCGCTGGATCGCGCCCAGAATGCCAAGGCGCAGAAGGATCTGGACGGCAAAAAACGCGACGGGCATCCCCCGGAATGA
- a CDS encoding ribbon-helix-helix domain-containing protein, translated as MSRPVKRSLTLRGHRTSVSLEDEFWQAFREIAQERDLAINELAAEIDEARALDCGLATEMRLYVLRHYRARCA; from the coding sequence ATGAGCCGCCCGGTCAAACGTTCCCTCACCCTGCGCGGCCACCGCACCTCGGTCTCATTAGAGGATGAGTTCTGGCAGGCGTTTCGCGAAATCGCGCAAGAGCGCGACCTTGCGATCAATGAATTGGCCGCCGAAATTGATGAAGCGCGCGCGTTGGATTGTGGGCTGGCCACCGAAATGCGCCTTTATGTATTGCGGCACTACCGGGCTCGTTGCGCCTGA